Proteins encoded by one window of Candidatus Nitrosocosmicus hydrocola:
- a CDS encoding CBS domain-containing protein produces MKILSTIKLGELMKINIISVPEDITVSNILRNYFNVYMKSSYPVTKINYEIIGIVSLKSCLNVPESERDTVLVKDVMSSKSQIKLLNVDDTAERYSQL; encoded by the coding sequence ATGAAGATACTATCCACGATTAAATTGGGCGAGTTGATGAAGATTAATATTATTTCGGTACCAGAAGATATTACAGTCAGTAACATTTTAAGAAACTATTTTAATGTTTATATGAAAAGTTCTTATCCAGTAACAAAAATAAACTACGAGATTATTGGCATAGTCTCTCTTAAAAGCTGTTTGAATGTTCCAGAATCAGAAAGAGATACCGTTCTTGTTAAGGATGTGATGTCCTCAAAAAGCCAGATAAAGTTGTTGAATGTAGATGATACTGCTGAAAGGTACTCTCAATTATGA